Proteins co-encoded in one Anguilla anguilla isolate fAngAng1 chromosome 16, fAngAng1.pri, whole genome shotgun sequence genomic window:
- the LOC118215695 gene encoding ankyrin repeat domain-containing protein 11-like has translation MMPKGGGSKTPQLEDFPLNTDMVEKQPGKKDKDKISSNKTPKLDRSDAVKEMKEKAPKRKLPFTVGANGDQKDSDSEKQGPERKRIKKEPTNTRKSGLAFGVGVPGIRTGYPLSERQQVALLMQMTAEESVNSPDTTPKHQSQSSLGQKGTPNSASKTKDKVNKRNERGETRLHRAAIRGEARRVKELINEGADVNVKDFAGWTALHEACNRGYYDVAKQLLAAGAEVNTKGLDDDTPLHDASNNGHFKVVKLLLRYGGDPRQSNRRGETALKVANSPTMLNLLLGKGTYTSSEESSSESSEEEDAPSFAPSSSVDGNNTDSEFEKGLKLKGKSLDLPKSTPVKDEYEFDEDDEEERVPPVDDKHLLKKDFRKDSASKANSLISIPKMEVKTYSKSNSLTPKKTARRILSDTNSSDEDDRTLCFSPTPTTRQLAPASNNKSRESAVLTSKSQKEKSKVKKKRKKETKNSTNKEVRFGKLSGKFCTSESESEDMESEDDKGSVQSSNCIKDSSALSLKESSVFSSLSSSSSHGSLGSQKLTQSLAEQHPKQWRTDNWKTVSSPAWSDVSSLSDSVRTRLSSESDYSSGDSSIESVKHVKKKTQVNRKKNNVHTSTAEKRTTSDFYKSSNTDGSVSKMDKDGKVLKKHKVKHKHKNKEKDKAPSLVLNQDMNEKFVKSFSFDFDDTRQKSLIVETESPSENKVKSSKHEKDRLSKVKSEDKEWTSVKETVRIAKEEKSKKTKDSTKDKASKDEKDKPTKSEKARNLKEKDKLKEEKQKTHKDEKKKKSKDKSSKADRKNEQKEDKHLKSEKEKNTKEEKSKKEKVPKEEPEYDARFLELEDSKLSASDDPHDRWVSDLSSDSSLYGDDSWDAPVKEYKEYKANNTVKLIVETVKEESRDRKKENKVKDKKLEHTEKRNEKETTSKKKEKDFSEKVSDKKKDLSDKQKLNSSYLSEKEKKRKELADSTKEKKERDSVDSSRERKDSYEFTKERKDSKNKQDDGLRDDYISEGFFRDKAENDLVGKSSEIRERNHSGKEKKGESVEKEKKEKCKGDKHKEKSEKDKGEKISTEKASKEKDTDRGSKDRKDGIKDKHKDSHGKEKERKMSLEQGKEKKEKPSLEKHADREKDFLEAKKDERKAEKMREKTWYKIPDIFTDESEDEERDFSRGVKFSDSLSFTESHRKDMTPDRDEADLLQSEKHRKYSAEGKQHSGEKLKEKDYKDKKKDKITFDSGRERKGSLEKNKDKKEKDSGDGKHKERKDRTSVDSNLEKKNKQKLLDKRHSIEEKPKGKYKDKLDKDQLKDRKSLKGSGENEKSLLEKLEEEALNDYKDDSNDKISEISSDSFTDRGHEPILSSFYDSSNISLPDISEDRRDSLSISYPQDKFREKERQRHSSSSSSKKSHEKDKVKKEKSDKRDKPEEIKETYGRRESLPFEKEPMPLEADPYTFPYGAKPDGEDDLDKTLEFEKEMSKKTDKASSIITSEKVKDKKKKEKHKEKVKEDKHRYTDGFSSFKHLKEDQKSGLKESPHVISLKEKSKEDSPKFEARKKDVLDKDSRTDYIKSKAKEENDRVNQSKDTTRKDCRPREKLLVDGDLRLTSFGKMLSQKDQEIEERHKKHKERMKHIEKLRHRSGDPKLKDKTKSSEDLRKNRPDLSSKKSSSVETAIKEKKPKDVSIPAQLMSPDRKSQPMDSQNSKDWLAGHQMKENLPASPRPDQNRPTGVPTPTSVISGPSYEDVMQTPRTPSCSAEDYPDLMFDSIDCQNSSAMTMSINACSPSFFDRYSNAPHSFQENTCLTPAKNLQMPVLSCSASVDVRPLEEEFKIDTDKFLRQQSMPATSELESAVSHQTEEDQASVDQLDHLTPGFSPHVGMSSPRHEPAQPTSDEVSATITTRDGEQLSEGVYSNLLLKPSSPDDRLDPQESCLDIVAPPTPAPAALPPLDIDELSEPPLPLPLSPRSEPALTSSDPVSDFLPLVVEEQEDEDEDEEGGDEDDNEENDPGEGEGEDFVEDENVDHSRDDTSFTQCAVEAMKKDWGESPDRGGSDDMLSVTPICPAVSLVENSCDHSVTWVPNPEILLKSPQRPFVDLSSTSKIVPFPHLEDNLQHSLPTAVSCPPSATSPYSVFPRPYCHTQAHVPQSDIEEHKGTVDDIPTPVKPITAPVESESMLSSSTRLDSFFTECKSISEDNQVVSEPSCLTTDNQPDSLSYISENSMAPPVSHDPVVPWADPFATTVEDLDDLGPFSLPDLPLQDKEIQDPNISEPGLPDFKHPPNYIASPSNELREEPDPMELNMPGMEKTPCSPSVPMSEPARNLFDASEDDCRSDHELDSEPQKVPENNSTFTAAPEDKSSLNEEAENDGNALLSTTDPNKNQDTLADSSVEKSTLAAVTVCPDTVSSSESDSSEQQNPAITAPAESSPSHSTPVSTIEHLATVQVFEPLDTVPKAAVTTTAEIPKKVEEIPQRMTRNRAQMLANQSKQNNSLLAGNLTSSTPSHSTTTAPTVITTSSSVTLEKEKEPITTTPSATPTVVSKGKARLTEEDDAQAQHPRKRKFPRSSQQQVQVQLVNTAMQQTREMIQQTLAVIVNAIKLDDIEPYHSDRSNPYFEYLQIRKKIEEKRKILCYITPQAPQCYAEYVTYTGSYLLDGKPLSKLHIPVIAPPPSLSEPLKELFRQQEAVRGKLRLQHSIEREKLIVSCEQEVLRVHCRAARTIANQAVPFSACTMLLDSEVYNMPSESQGDENKSVRDRFNARQFISWIQDVDDKYDRMKTCLLMRQQHEAAALNAVQRMEWQLKVQELDPAGHKSLCVNEVPSFYVPMVDVNDDFVLLPA, from the exons ATGATGCCCAAGGGCGGGGGTTCTAAAACACCCCAGCTGGAGGACTTCCCGCTCAACACCGACATGGTGGAGAAGCAGCCTGGGAAGAAG GATAAAGACAAAATCTCTTCAAACAAGACTCCCAAACTGGACCGAAGCGATGCCGTCAAGGAGATGAAAGAGAAGGCTCCGAAGAGGAAGCTGCCCTTTACTGTCGGAGCCAATGGGGATCAGAAAGACTCAGACTCAG AGAAGCAAGGTCCGGAGCGGAAGCGCATCAAGAAGGAGCCCACCAACACCAGGAAGTCTGGCCTGGCGTTCGGGGTGGGCGTGCCGGGGATCCGGACCGGGTACCCACTCTCTGAGCGGCAGCAGGTGGCTCTTCTCATGCAGATGACGGCTGAGGAGTCGGTCAACAGTCCCG ACACAACACCAAAGCACCAGTCACAGTCAAGTCTGGGTCAGAAGGGAACGCCAAACTCCGCCTCAAAAACCAAAGACAAAGTGAACAAGCGCAACGAGCGGGGCGAGACGCGGCTCCACCGGGCCGCCATCCGCGGGGAGGCGCGCCGCGTCAAGGAGCTCATCAACGAGGGCGCCGACGTGAATGTAAAGGACTTTGCAG GCTGGACTGCACTGCATGAGGCCTGCAACAGAGGTTATTACGATGTGGCCAAACAGCTGCTGGCAGCGGGGGCAGAGGTCAATACCAAGGGTCTGGATGACGACACGCCTCTACATGACGCATCCAATAATGGGCACTTCAAG GTTGTGAAGTTGCTATTGCGATATGGAGGGGATCCTCGACAAAGCAACAGAAGGGGTGAAACTGCATTGAAAGTAGCAAACTCCCCAACCATGTTGAATCTGTTGCTCGGAAAAGGCACTTACACCTCTAGTGAGGAAAGCTCTTCAG AATCTTCAGAGGAGGAGGATGCGCCGTCATTTGCCCCATCCAGCTCGGTTGATGGCAATAACACAGATTCTGAGTTTGAGAAGGGTCTGAAGCTGAAAGGAAAATCTCTTGACCTGCCTAAATCCACACCCGTGAAAGATGAGTATGAGTttgatgaggatgatgaagaggagCGAGTCCCACCTGTGGATGACAAGCACCTGCTCAAGAAGGATTTCCGCAAAGATTCCGCAAGCAAAGCAAACAGCTTAATTTCCATCCCTAAAATGGAGGTCAAAACCTATTCCAAAAGTAACTCGCTGACACCAAAGAAGACTGCACGGCGAATCCTTTCTGATACCAACAGCTCAGATGAGGACGATCGAACCTTGTGTTTCTCCCCAACACCAACGACACGACAGTTGGCACCAGCAAGCAACAACAAGAGCCGGGAGTCTGCTGTCCTGACCTCCAAGTCGCAAAAAGAGAAGAGCAAAGtcaaaaagaagaggaagaaggagactAAAAACAGCACCAACAAGGAAGTGCGATTTGGAAAACTCAGTGGCAAATTCTGTACCTCCGAGTCTGAGAGCGAGGACATGGAGAGCGAGGACGACAAGGGCTCTGTACAGAGCTCAAACTGTATAAAGGACTCTTCTGCTTTGAGCCTAAAAGAGTCGTCTGTATTCAGTTCGCTCTCTTCGTCATCTTCTCACGGGAGCCTGGGCTCCCAGAAACTGACACAGTCGCTAGCCGAGCAGCACCCAAAGCAATGGAGGACAGACAACTGGAAAACTGTGTCTTCTCCGGCATGGTCTGATGTCAGCTCACTCTCAGACTCTGTCAGAACCCGGCTCTCAAGCGAGTCGGACTACTCCTCAGGCGATTCAAGCATAGAATCTGTGAAACATGTGAAAAAGAAGACGCAGgtaaacaggaagaaaaacaatgtACACACAAGTACGGCAGAGAAAAGGACAACCTCTGACTTTTATAAAAGCTCCAACACAGATGGGTCAGTCTCCAAGATGGATAAAGATGGTAAAGTGTTGAAAAAGCATAaagttaaacacaaacacaaaaataaagaaaaagacaagGCCCCCAGCCTGGTGCTAAACCAAGACATGAATGAAAAATTTGTCAAGAgcttttcttttgattttgatGATACACGGCAAAAGTCTCTTATTGTTGAGACTGAATCTCCCTCTGAAAACAAAGTGAAGTCCTCCAAACATGAAAAAGACCGGCTGTCCAAGGTCAAGTCAGAGGACAAGGAGTGGACCTCTGTAAAAGAAACAGTCAGGATTGCTAAAGAagaaaaatccaagaaaacaAAGGATTCAACTAAGGACAAGGCGAGCAAGGATGAGAAGGATAAACCCACAAAATCAGAAAAAGCAAGAAACCTCAAGGAAAAGGATAAGCTCaaggaggagaaacagaagaCCCACAaggatgagaaaaagaaaaaatccaagGACAAGTCCTCTAAAGCAGACAGAAAGAATGAACAAAAGGAGGATAAGCATCTCAAATCTGAGAAAGAGAAGAACACAAAGGAGGAAAagtcaaaaaaggaaaaagtaccCAAGGAGGAGCCTGAATATGATGCCCGTTTTTTAGAATTAGAAGACAGCAAGCTTAGTGCCTCAGATGATCCCCATGACCGATGGGTGTCAGATCTCTCTTCTGACTCCTCTCTCTATGGTGATGATAGCTGGGATGCTCCAGTGAAGGAGTACAAGGAATACAAAGCAAACAACACCGTAAAACTCATTGTTGAGACTGTAAAAGAGGAGAGCCGAGATCgaaagaaggaaaacaaagtCAAGGACAAGAAGTtggaacacactgaaaaaagaaacgAGAAAGAGACCACATccaaaaagaaggaaaaggaTTTTTCAGAAAAGGTCAGTGACAAGAAAAAAGACCTGTCCGATAAACAGAAGTTGAATTCCAGCTACCTGTcagaaaaggagaagaagaggaaggagctTGCAGacagcacaaaagaaaaaaaggagagggaTTCTGTGGACAgcagcagagaaagaaaagattCCTACGAATTCACAAAAGAGAGGAAGgactccaaaaataaacaagatgatGGTTTAAGAGATGACTATATAAGTGAAGGCTTTTTTAGAGACAAAGCTGAGAATGACCTTGTTGGCAAATCATCAGAGATCAGAGAAAGAAATCATTCTGGAAAGGAAAAGAAGGGGGAAAGTgtggaaaaggagaagaaagaaaaatgtaaaggCGACAAACATAAGGAGAAGTCCGAGAAGGACAAAGGTGAGAAAATCTCCACTGAGAAGGCTTCCAAGGAGAAAGACACCGATAGAGGCTCCAAAGACAGAAAGGATGGAATtaaagacaaacacaaagactCCCATggtaaagaaaaagaaagaaaaatgtccttagaacaaggaaaagaaaagaaagagaaacccTCTCTGGAAAAGCATGCTGACCGGGAGAAGGATTTCCTCGAAGCAAAGAAAGatgagagaaaagcagaaaagatGAGGGAAAAGACCTGGTATAAAATTCCTGACATTTTCACTGATGAGAGtgaggatgaagagagagaTTTCAGCAGAGGTGTTAAGTTCAGTGATTCTCTTAGTTTTACTGAATCACACCGGAAGGACATGACGCCTGACAGAGATGAGGCAGATCTTTTGCAaagtgaaaaacacagaaaatactcTGCAGAGGGGAAGCAGCACTCTGGTGAAAAGCTTAAAGAAAAGGACtataaagacaagaaaaaagacaaaatcacatttgacagtgggagagagagaaagggctccttagaaaaaaataaggacAAAAAAGAGAAGGACTCGGGAGATGGGAAACACAAGGAACGTAAAGACCGGACCTCTGTCGATTCAAACctggagaagaaaaacaagcaaaagttACTTGACAAAAGGCACTCCATTGAGGAAAAGCCTAAGGGCAAGTACAAGGACAAGCTTGACAAAGACCAACTAAAAGACAGGAAATCCTTGAAAGGAAGCGGTGAAAATGAGAAATCCCTCCTGGAAAAGTTGGAAGAGGAGGCCCTGAATGACTACAAGGATGACTCCAATGACAAAATCAGTGAGATTTCATCGGACAGCTTTACAGACCGGGGCCACGAACCAATTCTCAGCAGCTTCTATGACTCTTCAAACATCAGCCTTCCAGACATCtcagaggacaggagagactCACTGTCTATATCCTACCCACAGGACAagttcagagagaaagagagacaaaggcattcatcctcatcctcatccaaAAAAAGTCACGAGAAAGACAAAGTGAAAAAGGAGAAATCAGATAAGCGGGACAAACCTGAAGAGATCAAAGAGACCTATGGGCGCAGAGAAAGCCTGCCCTTTGAAAAGGAACCTATGCCTTTGGAGGCTGACCCTTATACTTTCCCTTATGGGGCTAAGCCTGATGGAGAGGACGATTTGGATAAGACTTTGGAGTTTGAAAAGGAGATGTcgaaaaaaactgacaaagcTAGCAGCATCATTACCAGCGAGAAGgtcaaagacaaaaagaaaaaagagaaacataaGGAGAAAGTTAAAGaagacaaacacagatacacagatggGTTTAGCTCTTTTAAACATCTAAAAGAAGATCAGAAATCTGGATTGAAGGAGAGCCCCCATGTCATCAGTTTAAAGGAGAAGTCTAAGGAGGACAGTCCAAAATTTGAGGCCAGAAAGAAAGACGTATTGGACAAGGACAGTAGAACCGATTACATAAAGTCAAAGGCAAAAGAAGAGAATGACCGGGTCAATCAGTCCAAGGACACAACTCGGAAAGACTGCCGTCCACGCGAAAAGCTGCTAGTTGATGGTGATCTCAGGTTGACAAGCTTTGGTAAAATGCTTAGTCAAAAGGACCAGGAAATTGAGGAGCGCcataaaaaacacaaggaaagaATGAAACACATTGAGAAACTGAGACACAGGTCAGGAGATCCTAAATTGAAAGATAAAACTAAATCCAGTGAGGACCTCCGGAAGAACCGCCCAGATCTGTCTTCTAAAAAATCAAGTTCTGTAGAAACtgcaataaaagaaaagaagccAAAAGATGTTAGCATACCTGCTCAATTAATGTCTCCTGACAGAAAGTCACAGCCTATGGACAGTCAGAATTCTAAAGACTGGCTGGCAGGACATCAAATGAAGGAGAACCTACCAGCTTCTCCTAGGCCAGATCAAAATAGACCTACCGGTGTGCCCACTCCAACATCTGTGATTTCAGGTCCTAGCTATGAAGATGTCATGCAGACTCCACGCACTCCATCATGCAGTGCAGAGGACTATCCTGATCTAATGTTTGACAGCATTGATTGCCAGAACTCATCTGCTATGACTATGTCCATAAATGCTTGCTCTCCATCCTTCTTTGACAGGTATTCTAATGCACCTCACAGCTTCCAGGAAAACACTTGTCTTACACCTGCAAAGAACCTTCAGATGCCTGTCCTTAGCTGTTCAGCTTCAGTAGATGTTAGGCCTCTGGAAGAGGAATTCAAGATAGATACTGACAAGTTTCTCAGACAGCAGAGTATGCCTGCTACCTCTGAGTTGGAGTCTGCAGTCTCACACCAAACAGAAGAAGATCAGGCATCAGTAGACCAGCTTGATCACTTAACTCCAGGTTTTTCTCCTCATGTTGGAATGTCCTCTCCAAGGCATGAGCCAGCCCAGCCCACTTCAGATGAAGTGTCTGCCACCATCACTACCAGAGATGGAGAACAACTTTCTGAAGGGGTCTACAGCAACTTACTGTTAAAGCCTTCATCTCCAGATGATAGGCTGGACCCTCAGGAGTCCTGTTTGGACATTGTTGCCCCACCAACCCCTGCCCCAGCAGCTCTCCCACCTCTGGATATTGATGAGCTCTCAGAACCACCACTACCATTGCCTCTGTCCCCACGTAGTGAGCCTGCTCTTACTTCCTCTGATCCCGTGAGTGACTTCCTGCCATTGGTTGTGGAGGAACAggaggatgaagatgaggatgaggagggtgGAGATGAGGATGATAATGAGGAAAATGACCCAGGGGAGGGTGAAGGTGAAGATTTTGTTGAGGATGAGAATGTAGATCACTCAAGGGATGACACTTCCTTTACACAATGTGCTGTAGAGGCAATGAAAAAGGATTGGGGTGAATCTCCAGACAGAGGAGGTTCAGACGATATGCTTAGTGTTACACCAATTTGCCCTGCTGTGAGCCTTGTGGAAAACTCCTGTGATCACTCAGTCACTTGGGTCCCAAACCCGGAGATTCTCCTGAAATCTCCTCAAAGACCTTTTGTGGACTTGTCATCAACCTCCAAGATTGTCCCTTTCCCACACCTGGAGGACAACTTGCAACATTCCCTCCCAACAGCAGTATCCTGTCCCCCATCAGCAACTTCACCCTACTCTGTGTTTCCCAGACCTTACTGTCATACACAAGCTCATGTTCCACAGTCTGACATTGAAGAACATAAAGGCACAGTAGATGACATCCCCACACCTGTAAAACCTATTACAGCACCTGTGGAATCTGAATCCATGTTGTCCTCCTCTACCAGGCTAGATTCCTTTTTCACTGAGTGTAAGTCCATCTCTGAAGACAACCAGGTTGTGTCTGAGCCTTCATGCTTGACAACAGACAACCAGCCGGATTCTCTCAGCTATATCTCTGAAAACAGCATGGCCCCCCCTGTGAGTCATGACCCAGTGGTTCCCTGGGCAGATCCTTTTGCTACTACTGTAGAAGATTTGGATGATCTGGGGCCCTTCTCTTTGCCAGATTTACCTTTACAAGACAAGGAAATCCAGGACCCTAATATCTCAGAACCAGGGCTGCCAGACTTTAAACATCCTCCTAATTATATTGCATCTCCATCTAATGAATTAAGAGAGGAACCTGATCCGATGGAGCTTAACATGCCTGGCATGGAAAAAACGCCTTGCTCTCCTTCTGTCCCAATGAGTGAGCCTGCAAGGAATTTATTTGACGCTTCCGAAGATGACTGCAGGTCGGATCATGAGTTGGATTCAGAACCCCAGAAGGTTCCAGAGAACAACTCCACCTTTACAGCAGCACCGGAGGACAAGTCATCATTGAACGAGGAGGCTGAAAATGATGGAAACGCTTTGTTGTCCACCACTGATCCCAACAAAAACCAAGACACGCTAGCAGACTCTTCAGTGGAGAAGTCCACGCTGGCAGCTGTGACTGTATGCCCTGACACAGTTTCCAGTAGTGAATCAGACAGCAGTGAACAGCAGAACCCAGCCATTACAGCTCCAGCCGAGAGTAGTCCAAGTCACTCCACTCCAGTGTCAACAATCGAGCATCTTGCTACAGTCCAAGTGTTTGAACCTCTTGACACAGTACCCAAGGCAGCAGTTACAACCACAGCTGAAATTCCTAAGAAGGTGGAGGAGATTCCACAGAGGATGACCAGGAATCGGGCGCAGATGTTAGCTAACCAGAGCAAACAGAATAATTCTTTGCTTGCAGGCAACTTGACATCGTCTACCCCATCTCACAGCACCACCACTGCTCCCACTGTCATCACCACCTCATCCTCTGTCAccctggagaaagagaaagagcccATCACCACCACTCCCAGCGCCACCCCCACCGTTGTCAGCAAGGGCAAAGCTCGACTCACAGAGGAAGATGATGCTCAGGCACAACATCCACGGAAACGCAAGTTCCCCCGGTCAAGCCAGCAGCAAGTGCAGGTTCAACTGGTCAACACCGCGATGCAGCAGACAAGGGAGATGATCCAGCAGACGCTCGCCGTCATCGTCAATGCCATCAAGCTGGATGACATTGAGCCCTACCACAGTGACCGCTCCAATCCCTACTTTGAGTACCTGCAGATCCGCAAGAAGATCGAGGAGAAGCGGAAGATCCTTTGCTACATCACGCCCCAGGCTCCACAGTGCTACGCTGAATATGTGACCTACACTGGGTCCTACCTCCTGGATGGCAAGCCCCTCAGCAAGCTGCACATTCCTGTG ATCGCTCCACCCCCATCCCTGTCAGAGCCCCTGAAGGAACTGTTCAGACAGCAGGAGGCAGTGAGGGGGAAGCTGCGCTTGCAGCACAGCATTGAGCGG GAGAAGCTGATTGTGTCATGTGAACAGGAGGTACTGCGGGTCCACTGTCGAGCGGCCAGGACAATAGCGAACCAGGCTGTCCCTTTCAGTGCATGCACCATGTTGTTGGATTCGGAGGTCTACAACATGCCTTCTGAGAGTCAG GGTGATGAGAACAAGTCGGTGAGGGATCGTTTCAATGCCCGTCAGTTCATTTCCTGGATCCAAGATGTAGACGACAAGTATGACCGCATGAAG ACGTGTTTGTTAATGCGACAGCAGCACGAGGCGGCTGCGCTCAACGCCGTGCAGAGGATGGAGTGGCAGCTCAAGGTGCAGGAGCTGGACCCTGCCGGACACAAGTCCCTCTGCGTCAACGAGGTCCCGTCCTTCTACGTGCCAATGGTGGACGTCAACGATGACTTTGTGCTCTTACCCGCGTGA